A region from the Bacteroidota bacterium genome encodes:
- a CDS encoding fibrobacter succinogenes major paralogous domain-containing protein, producing the protein MTKNNRIWIYSFVVMGILIMTASGCVKKDTSEDPIVFKTVKIGNQEWMAENLKVTKYRNGDPISYVESNTQWMNLTTSAYCNYDNNIANADTYGRLYNWYAINDSRNIAPIGWHVPTSEEWEILVNYVGLNYASDWLRETGNIHWYGDNTKATNEYGFTALPSGMRYLDGTYSGIGLYGAWWTSTIDYSIACYWSLGIFSNYVQELYTDRQAGFAVRCVKDQP; encoded by the coding sequence ATGACAAAAAATAACAGAATTTGGATTTACTCATTCGTTGTAATGGGAATCCTGATAATGACAGCAAGTGGCTGTGTTAAAAAAGATACATCGGAAGATCCAATCGTTTTTAAAACTGTGAAAATTGGTAATCAAGAATGGATGGCTGAAAACCTGAAAGTTACGAAATATCGTAATGGGGATCCAATATCCTATGTGGAAAGTAATACCCAGTGGATGAATCTTACCACGAGTGCTTACTGCAATTATGATAATAACATTGCCAATGCTGATACTTACGGGCGTTTATATAATTGGTATGCAATAAACGACTCCAGAAACATTGCCCCGATAGGTTGGCATGTGCCTACCTCTGAGGAGTGGGAAATTTTGGTTAATTATGTAGGATTAAATTATGCAAGTGACTGGTTAAGAGAAACAGGTAATATTCATTGGTATGGTGACAATACTAAGGCTACTAATGAATATGGTTTTACTGCTCTTCCAAGTGGAATGCGTTATTTAGATGGTACATATTCAGGTATCGGATTGTATGGCGCATGGTGGACTTCTACAATTGATTACTCAATTGCATGTTACTGGAGCTTGGGCATCTTTTCTAATTATGTGCAAGAATTGTATACAGATCGTCAAGCTGGATTTGCTGTTCGTTGCGTAAAAGATCAACCATAA